The Maniola hyperantus chromosome 27, iAphHyp1.2, whole genome shotgun sequence genome has a window encoding:
- the LOC117994727 gene encoding aldo-keto reductase AKR2E4-like isoform X2, producing MPRLALGTWLGFDSNQLPVAVTDESVQRAVETALQAKYRHIDTASIYDDEDQVGKAVNNMIAEGVVKREELFITTKLWNDAHARDSVVPALQESLQRLNLTYVDLYLIHWPFATKTQNPKPYVDIDYLETWRGMVEAKQQGLAKSIGICNFNLTQMERLWENSEVKPAVLQIETNLNLQQPELREFCLNHDIQVMGYTPFGSLFPGRAKPDAPPPRVTDPELGAIAGKYNKAVAQVVLRYLFELGVTPIPKSVSTFRIYENLDIFDFQLDESDHKQLKSYDSNYRVIDVKFFSDAKDYPF from the exons ATGCCTAGACTTGCCCTCGGGACCTGGCTGGGATTTGACAGTAACCAG TTACCCGTGGCGGTGACGGACGAGTCGGTGCAGAGGGCGGTGGAGACAGCCCTCCAGGCGAAGTACCGACACATCGACACTGCCAGCATTTATGACGACGAAGATCAG GTGGGAAAAGCAGTAAACAACATGATCGCAGAAGGCGTGGTGAAGAGAGAAGAGCTGTTCATCACCACCAAG CTATGGAACGACGCGCACGCGCGGGACTCCGTGGTTCCAGCGCTGCAGGAGTCGCTGCAAAGGCTGAACTTGACCTATGTGGACCTCTACCTCATCCACTGGCCTTTTGCTACTAAG ACTCAAAATCCCAAGCCCTACGTAGACATAGACTACTTAGAGACTTGGCGTGGCATGGTGGAGGCCAAGCAACAGGGCTTGGCCAAGTCTATTGGCATTTGTAACTTCAACTTGACCCAAATGGAGCGACTGTGGGAGAACAGTGAAGTAAAGCCTGCCGTGTTGCAAATAGAG ACAAACCTGAACCTCCAGCAACCAGAACTACGGGAGTTCTGCCTCAACCACGACATCCAAGTGATGGGCTACACGCCCTTCGGCTCCCTCTTCCCCGGCCGCGCCAAGCCGGATGCTCCTCCTCCAAGAGTAACCGATCCTGAACTCGGAGCCATCGCCGGGAAGTACAACAAGGCCGTGGCTCAAGTGGTGCTGAGGTATCTG ttCGAGCTGGGTGTGACTCCAATCCCCAAATCGGTCTCCACGTTCCGCATCTACGAGAACCTGGACATCTTCGACTTCCAGCTGGACGAGTCCGACCACAAGCAGCTGAAGAGTTACGACAGCAACTACCGCGTTATCGATGTCAAGTTCTTCAGCGACGCCAAGGATTATCCGTTTTAG
- the LOC117994609 gene encoding uncharacterized protein — protein sequence MVNQTKNNLDKYSTIKASKEGHFLRVSTNTSNITTTTTGRTPQIDIAKLLAIISDLAMDLESNLTRKLNESMETMNIPTCTTPTPPTTTQQTTVTDEYDANYTGAIIAKCFVCGLDIPGIPQHAHCADAFAGDFLPLVPVDTSAKGKISRYRKYCKYANIRGYSTKESQPRVIIGRWTGGCSVRWVDLSGVYTQRACRNRMQPTMGLHFASKRMAKLEKALWNIENGCIISPVATLTPLSRGVSLYARFHACVCSGNWCNSAGVDAPYYWILFTAVIAIVVFGVT from the exons ATGGTGAATCAAACGAAGAACAATTTAGATAAATACAGCACAATTAAGGCATCGAAAGAAGGCCACTTTCTTAGAGTATCAACCAATACATCTAATATTACAACTACTACCACGG GAAGGACACCCCAAATCGACATAGCGAAGCTTCTAGCGATAATATCGGACCTGGCGATGGACTTAGAGTCGAATCTGACGAGGAAGCTGAACGAGTCGATGGAGACGATGAACATTCCGACGTGCACGACTCCCACGCCGCCAACAACGACGCAGCAGACAACCGTTACCGATGAATATGATGCTAACTACACAGGCGCTATCATCGCCaag TGCTTCGTCTGTGGCCTGGACATACCCGGCATCCCGCAGCACGCCCACTGCGCAGACGCGTTCGCGGGGGACTTCCTCCCCCTGGTGCCCGTGGACACCAGCGCCAAGGGGAAGATATCCCGGTACCGCAAGTACTGCAAGTATGCCAACAT ACGAGGATACAGCACGAAGGAGAGTCAACCGCGAGTGATAATCGGGCGCTGGACAGGCGGCTGCTCTGTGCGGTGGGTAGACCTGAGCGGCGTGTACACGCAGCGCGCCTGCCGCAACCGCATGCAGCCCACCATGGGGCTGCACTTCGCTAGCAAGCGGATGGCCAAGCTGGAGAAGGCGTTGTGG AACATAGAAAACGGCTGCATCATCAGTCCAGTGGCGACACTGACGCCCCTGTCGCGCGGCGTGTCACTGTACGCGCGGTTCCACGCGTGCGTGTGCTCTGGCAACTGGTGCAACTCGGCTGGTGTGGACGCGCCTTATTACTGGATACTATTCACTGCTGTTATTGCTATAGTGGTTTTTGGCGTTACTTAG
- the LOC117994727 gene encoding aldo-keto reductase AKR2E4-like isoform X1: MRLLSSFVMIFAGVVGHVSLNLLGRAAWLLMVGAQLAGGVQRVPPCKAPLVRLNDGNLMPRLALGTWLGFDSNQLPVAVTDESVQRAVETALQAKYRHIDTASIYDDEDQVGKAVNNMIAEGVVKREELFITTKLWNDAHARDSVVPALQESLQRLNLTYVDLYLIHWPFATKTQNPKPYVDIDYLETWRGMVEAKQQGLAKSIGICNFNLTQMERLWENSEVKPAVLQIETNLNLQQPELREFCLNHDIQVMGYTPFGSLFPGRAKPDAPPPRVTDPELGAIAGKYNKAVAQVVLRYLFELGVTPIPKSVSTFRIYENLDIFDFQLDESDHKQLKSYDSNYRVIDVKFFSDAKDYPF, from the exons ATGCGGCTTTTGAGCAGTTTCGTGATGATTTTTGCTGGTGTTGTTGGACAT GTGAGTCTAAATTTGCTGGGGCGAGCTGCATGGCTTCTGATGGTGGGTGCGCAACTCGCTGGCGGAGTTCAG AGAGTGCCGCCCTGCAAGGCGCCACTGGTCCGGCTGAACGATGGGAACCTGATGCCTAGACTTGCCCTCGGGACCTGGCTGGGATTTGACAGTAACCAG TTACCCGTGGCGGTGACGGACGAGTCGGTGCAGAGGGCGGTGGAGACAGCCCTCCAGGCGAAGTACCGACACATCGACACTGCCAGCATTTATGACGACGAAGATCAG GTGGGAAAAGCAGTAAACAACATGATCGCAGAAGGCGTGGTGAAGAGAGAAGAGCTGTTCATCACCACCAAG CTATGGAACGACGCGCACGCGCGGGACTCCGTGGTTCCAGCGCTGCAGGAGTCGCTGCAAAGGCTGAACTTGACCTATGTGGACCTCTACCTCATCCACTGGCCTTTTGCTACTAAG ACTCAAAATCCCAAGCCCTACGTAGACATAGACTACTTAGAGACTTGGCGTGGCATGGTGGAGGCCAAGCAACAGGGCTTGGCCAAGTCTATTGGCATTTGTAACTTCAACTTGACCCAAATGGAGCGACTGTGGGAGAACAGTGAAGTAAAGCCTGCCGTGTTGCAAATAGAG ACAAACCTGAACCTCCAGCAACCAGAACTACGGGAGTTCTGCCTCAACCACGACATCCAAGTGATGGGCTACACGCCCTTCGGCTCCCTCTTCCCCGGCCGCGCCAAGCCGGATGCTCCTCCTCCAAGAGTAACCGATCCTGAACTCGGAGCCATCGCCGGGAAGTACAACAAGGCCGTGGCTCAAGTGGTGCTGAGGTATCTG ttCGAGCTGGGTGTGACTCCAATCCCCAAATCGGTCTCCACGTTCCGCATCTACGAGAACCTGGACATCTTCGACTTCCAGCTGGACGAGTCCGACCACAAGCAGCTGAAGAGTTACGACAGCAACTACCGCGTTATCGATGTCAAGTTCTTCAGCGACGCCAAGGATTATCCGTTTTAG